ccaccggcgttaaatttggcgacgttgataggccaattattcataatttccccctagcaaccataaccggattggctgtttagctgccggtcaggggcactttgccgatcgccccatgagagaatgatacactgtctgtcagtggaaattcactgtttaatgagtgttagttggtggaaatgttgtttaaatgatttaaattgcatgtaggcacacacactattaagtaaaactgacattgatttaaaaaaaaatatgcaaaaaatattttttcccctcaacagctggtggggcagagccccagcgccccctatgggccagccgcctctggggtgtatgtatgtgtgtacatatgtatgtgtatgtatatgtagaattttgtttatttgtttgttgtataATTACTGATTTATCTATTTTTTGTTATCCTGCAACTGGATGACTAATGGGAGGGCTACTTTTTGCGTAAGCTATGCTTTCAGCCCTCCTGCTTctactcattttgtttgtgtgtcggTTTCATAAATTCTGTGTATTCATATTGGAATAGTagaagaaataaaagcaaaaaaataataatagtggAATTCGATAAAACTACTAAAACAATCAAATTCAGCTTGTAATGAATTGAAACGTCATCCCCATAGCAAAATAAAGAgttcaataataaataactaaaatatacattatagaTTAATACCACATTAATACATTCCGTAAAATATATAACTGAACCAATGAATGaagaatttaaatatatatattttatcattAATTTTCACAATAACTGGATTCATCCAAATACATGTTATTAGGGCCTGAGCTAAAACGAGTCAGAGCAAACACCAACTGTTTTTACTtggattgttattattattagggcCTGAGCTTGACAGAGTTACGTCTTCAAACCTTAGTGAACATTTCAAAAGCAGCTTTATAATATTCTATAAAGTCACAGTCGGGTTTTAACTGccttgtttatgttttgttttatacccACAGATTCCAATGATGACGGGGGTCTTCATGGACTCATCTCCTATTGATGACGACAGCACCGACCATTCTCTGTTCACTTCTTCTTCCAGCGTCCATGCTGCCTCCATGGCAGCTCAAAGCCAGCCTGAGGAACCCCCCCAGTCCATGTCCGGGGACGCCATTTGGCTCTGGATAGCCATCACTGCCACCATTGGGAACATTGTAGTCCTGTGCGTAGTTTACGCACTCACATTCTGAAATGAGAACTCTGGCCAGTAGGCTATGTATGAAAGAACATGGAATATATTTTATGACAAAATATAAACGGTGATGGGCTGTGTGGGCATGATTCAGAAATTAGAATTTCAATTAGCCACTAAAATACACAtcacatacctgcaaactagtcacctttcggcgaaattcgccgttttcaactcaaaatatgtcattgacgtgaatcgtgtagatccgaagaggtttttttttaggggggggggggggggggctgaccgacaCTGACCGtccaaccatagactgtataaccgactgtataatgagcaagaaacaagtttgctatcttcacaataaataaaatctttgttcaaatgactcgcgttccacgaccaccgaccaatcataagcaagataaaccacagcgcgcttttttacccatcggtccctcttggagtggagtgctcagtcgtcagcgagtggttcttctggacaattttcgggatacgttacagatacaagttttgaggtaagtctagttgcagctaatctggcaagaacattgtatgctgtatcattttaacgttgctgaagtaaaattattttagccaaataaagtgtattaacatgcttaggcttatcagcttgttaggttgctagctaacctcagtgaattgtgttaaagttagcctagctagaccagttctacgtcacctcgttcaatgcgaaaagaatacgtttgtgaaggctgatctccacagcatccgtcctgttacctgatattactggcggcttgtcattgtggtcagatatgagagggatgaaaacgaacacgtaatgaacaaatacacatccgtgtgtggttaatgagtagctagtagtggtgcaacagATCATctttgatccgtgatccgttcggatcaattatttcggtttcgcattcatcaactttttagtagctacgaaaagtttggagttacgaacaaaatctacaaacgctggcgaccgtgtgtagagtttgtttacagtaagcacatataacgcttcactgttggaaatgacagtattcatattgcgctgtgttatgtacacaagacgcagatgcctttgaaacacgcgatctaaaaacgaaaacatattttatatgtagtaacaattgttggcaattggcaggtttaagatccagattaggttcatggttgtgaattatctatgtaaatcgactctatggattacacgttcattctacatgttgaatgatgatagcgtaataaaaatataggctatacatacaatgacagaactgccgtgggcgatatgttatccgtatcctttgttaaagttaatgttcaatagctctatgccaatgggaacaacagaacgtgcgcattacatatggaccaatgcgacacgttcattacggccgtggaccgataaacactcagtaacgtacgcacaccaaccggcatttgcgtgtttaacaccgtgtttaacactggcgttaccgccgcttaacttaaataatgaagaactgcttttaattacgacttggccgagatcttaacgtgctgttcatgcgtttcccatgaatagcctactactataactcggagcggagcaggatataatgcgcatgtgcggcgttgctaggcaacgtgtataaaggctgggggggggggggatgcccccagacccccctacaacggtttagtttgtcacctttttcagcccttctgagtttgcaggtatgacaTCAGCAAATTACCCGGAAGTTGCAAAACACTTGAGCCATAATGAACTTCTGCCAGCGAAGCGTTGGAAGAGTGGAAACAAGTGGTAATAACagacaaaatgtacaaatgtctTCTATTCTGggtgtgtttacatgcttcaaagtaaatgtgtatattttctgagcgtgtgagtgtgtgtttgctggctGTGTAACACTTAGCGCAGTGctaaggttgtgttttttttttgttgcattagaacatttttttattgttaatctGATATAAGGACAAATGTTTTAAACCTGTCAAGCCCTCTTTGAAGTCTTGTGTAATTATGTTCTTACTGTTAACCATGTCTGTAAGaaatatgtatacacacatacacaataaagcAGCTTATTTATTAGCAAAGACATTTGACTAGCAagagttttaattatttttgcaataaCAGTAGATTACATTCTGTAATACATGCTCTATTATATTCAAGTAAAAAAGGATTTTACAGTTTGGCCAataaagtggtgcagtgatAACATCTTTTTGTACGCCGACCCAGAAGTCAGCTTTGCAAGGAGGTCCCTCTactaaaagcaatgggatttttctattGGCTGTCAGTATGGCAGAAAATCAAATCGGTGGCAAACACAAGTTTTGTTCTGCAttataatctccacatattaacaccattttgtgatttttgaaaCATATATGCTATTGACAGAAGTGAAAGCTAATTTTAGCCTATTGTGGTGACACATCGAGGGACATAATTCACAGTTGTATCATTGTGGGTGGGGAACGTGTTAGAGTGTTTCCCCACGGACCCGTTAGTGTGTGGGACTGAGTAGTCCCGGTTGGGTGGCCATTCATTCATTGCTGCTTGGTAGATGGCTGTTAAGTTGTGTTCGTGCGTAAATGGATAATAAAGTGTGGTGTTCTATattaaacacaccgcctccgACTCCCATTCATCGGCTCTAcattataaacaaactacatcataTGGTTGAATGAGTGATCATCCTCATGAAGCTAAAAGCCCTCGCGTAAGCCAATCAGAAGTGAGGATTTCAGCCTGCCGCCACTGACGTTGAATCAGACAGCAAAAACATCAGCCGTTAGCACACAGAGCCCCCAGCTCCTCATATTTGTtgagaaactggagaaaagttaTAGCTGTATAAACCAGAGACTTTCTTTGGCATGGTGAATAAAGtctctgctttatttatgtctgtatgACTTCGTTATGAGTGTGGACTTAGCTTAGCCTGATCATTAAGATCTCCACTCAGAAAACACGCAGTTTAAGTATTTGGCCTGCCGTGTTAGGCCCACCCCaaatgctctcattggttaATATGCATTAAGACGCCAATCCTTAACCAATACTGTTCAACATCTCAGCCCTCCTGTGACCCATGGTTTGAACATATGTGTATTCAGAGTCAGTGAGCAACggactttcaaaataataatatgaatttaaaaacaattcttAATGCGCGGTTGAAAAAACTATAATTGTTGGAGTGTTGGTTCATGGAACATAGTGTGGTGTGCACATTAAAACATAGGATCCAGCAGGCCGTTTAACCTTTTATTATTGAATAGATGGTTGACAAGGGTTTGTTCGCTGTGGATGATTTTTctctaaataaaagaatatttaCAAACTATTAGAAGTCTTACAATAATAACccaaataataatcatttaaatccaGAGGTTTAAActgttttcctttccttcaACAGGTATATATCAAGTGAGTGACAGGCCTGAAGGGCGGAGCTTTAAAATCTTTGGTTGGGGAGTGGTCTACACTTAATTGACAGAAGTGGTGGTGCAGGTTGAGAGCGTAGAGAATTGTGATTTTTAACAGCGGTAAAATAATTGTCTGTGTTaatcaaatgcatgttcctcacaaatgtggcaccataTAAAAGGGAAATGAACAGGCTTCGCAACGGTATAAGATTTACTGCCAAGAAGTATTGTTACAATAGAGAAACAATCCACCAGGTAGGCTACAGTGagacaaatatacaaacacCAAGAACTATCCATACATGCATCTTCGATGTCATAtgggttgttttatttatgaaattcAGTGTGGATTAAACCATATTGAATGAATACCagtcatttagaaaacaaaatgtctttcagTAATGATTATATTCTGTATATGTTCACAGTGAGGCAGACAcacaacttattttatttatataaatcaaATCTTACTAATCCTAATtgtaattgaaaataatattgAGTTTGAGGGAGGGGACAGAGGGTGAGGAAGTAGATGAGGTAGTTTGGGTGGAGGGAGGTTGAGAGAGGTGGAGGGGGTCGGAAGGAGGTGAGGTAAATGGAGGAGGGAGATAATggtgatattaaaaaaaaatcatattcatTGATGAATATGGATAGGGAGGGGGTGAGGTAGGAGTTCAGGGAAAGGGAGGATGGCTGGGAGAGGGGAAGACGAGTTACTGTTGTTTAGCCTGCGCTGAAGCACCAGcagcccccctcctccttctctgtcGCCTCCATTGGTTCCTCCCTCTGtgccttcttcctcctctgcttctcttgcCTCTTGCTTTGCATTATTTGCGAGGCcatgtctctctcactctccctcctgCGGAACCTGAACCTTCTCCTCTGGTAATCCATGTTCAGAGAGAGCTCCTTTTCATCCTCATTCTttgtctccttctccttccaGCTCAGGTCTTTCTGAGCCAGGTCTCTAGAGAACCgttcctctgtctccctcctcttGTCTTTCAACTCTTGGACTTCTGTCTCCAAGGTTTTGACTTTCCTGGCCTGCTGATTCTTCTCCTTCTTGTCCTTCTTTATTCAGCCTCCACCTGTTTGACCTCAGTCTAGCAGCTCAGGTTTTCCTTGGCCAGGtgatctttctctttctccacctgttttaagataagataagataagagctGGTTTAgtaatcccaaactgggaaattgtTGCGTTGCAgcagtataaaataaaacaaggcattgcacataattagaaattaaaaactgaGCCTCCACCTGTTTAATAGCAGCCTCAAGCTCAGGTTTTTCTTGGCCAGGTCGTTCTTCTCCTCAGTCAGCTCTTTGAGTTTTGTCTCCATCTGTAGTTTCTCACTCTCCCAGGTGTGACTTCTTTCTGCCAGGTCTTTGGAGAACTTTTCCTTCTGCTCCTTCATCTGAACTCTCGGGCCTCTGCCTCCAGGGTTCTGTTCTTACTGGCCGGGTATCTTCTCTATTTCTTCGCCTGTGTCACTGTCATCAGCATCTGTTGCTTCTCACTGTCCCAGCTCTTGtgatcttcctctcttctttgcAGTATCTCatccagctgctgctggtgttggaTCTGTGCGGCTACCATCTCCCCCCTCAGACGGGAGTTCTCTGCCTCACCCTCCATGATGATGGCAAGCTGCTTTTGATGCCAAAACCTTTGTCCCTGTAACCCAGATCTTCCTCAAGACGTTTCACCGTTTCCTTCTCTTTTGAGCAGGCCGTGTATCTTTCCCTTTCTGCAGTCGATCTTGTTGAGAGTTTCATTAACTGCCGCTTCAAGGTTTATTGGCTTGGGGTTTCCCCTGTTGTTCTGCTGGTTACTTTTATCCATGACACAGACTGTTGACTTGTTTTGTGGGTAAGAAAAATTATCTCTTTGTCTTTGGAAGACGTGTTCTGTCTGTGAAGTGTAGTTTGACTGAACTGACTGAATACCTGTCACCGCACTGACTgattcactgcacacacacacacacacacacacacacacacacacacacacacacacacacacacacacacacacacacacacacacacacacacacacacacacacacacacacacacacagagagtgtTGTGTAGTAGTCAAATATGAACACAAGGGAGCAGCAGTGATCTATAAAACTAGGACAGTTTATTGTGCATGTCCAAATGTTCTCCAAACAGAATCTAATACTATAACAGCTTCGTCAATCTGCTGCAGTTTCACACATCACAACAAGTCTACAGGTCTTTTGGGGGACACAGGATTGATGAGATAATGCAGAGCATCGGTTgcagagaaagacaacaaacaatGATAAACTGTAATAACATTAAAACTCTACTTCACTTCAGTCTCTGATTCAGCCGTCATCAGCTCTTGAGCTCTCAGACCTTCgcagacttttattttacactgaAGGCGCGACAGTTTAATTTATAACCTGACATCATGTCTGTTGTAAGGTAGGTGCAGGTGattcaagacactggtactggcctaccATGCTGGAAAGGGATCTGGACCATCCTACACTCCAGCACGTGCACTTCGCTTCGCAACTTCCAATCGGTTTGCTAGTTCCTCACTTTGAAGTGAAACAGGTACAACTCAACAAAGACAGGCCTTTTTGCTCTCCCTGCTCCACTACTATCAAGACAGTGGAGAGTCTATATACAGCATCTTTGTCACAAACCAAAGACCCACCTGTTTCGCTTATACCTTGGcgaataaaagaaaataataaaaaagtttgcacttattgtaagtcgctttggataaaagcctcgGCTAAAtgcatgtaatgtaataataaaacatcacaaTTGGAGAGAgggttttcttttcactttatattcagccttcaacaaaaaaaaacaagataacagAAATATTTATATGCCTTTTCCCCACAGGCTTGGTGCCGCTCTTTCACCAACAAAAGGAACAATTCCAACCTCTTCCCTTCGCTATGGTCAGGTCAGGACTCTGGATTGAGAGTGAACAGAGAAATAAACACTGTTTCTACATCTAACAAAATCCTCACGGCCTCAGTCAGTTTATTATGTTATTACCAGAAATATTACAgcttcaaaaaacaaacagtatctgcacaaaactgtttttaagTTAATTGGCCAACATTACATCACACATTATCCCACTAACCAAATCAAAGAAATAGAAATCGGAGGAAAAATGCAGACTTTTCTTTACAACAAAGGGCTAAGCCAAATGTTCGTGAAAGATTTTGTGCTGCCTCACAATTTCCAATGTGTCAATGGGCTTTACAGTCCATGGTCCAACAAGCTCCTAAAGAAGAAAATCCTGTTACATCAAAACTGGTAAAATGTAACatcaaatatgaaatgtaatcattatCTTTTTCGTCATATATAGACCCCATCTCCACCTGTATTAACATTAGATCTTGTATTTGTCTTTTCAGATTCTAAATGCACACATTTCATCTCATCGGCAGGGATTCTGGCTTGACCCCATGACAACAATCTTTGAAATAGTGTTACATTCTGAGAAATACACGTATTTGTTTGCCTTCACTTCCCCCGAGGGTAGATTGAAATGATTCTcacgtgtgtgcatgtacagaaCTGGATTCAggatgtgattgtttttttaaaagcatttattttttacatttatattgacTAAACAAGATCAGCTTGAGTAGCCTTTCACCTTGGAAGGATTAAAGGAAGGTTGTCAAACAGGAGGACATTCACATCACACCCTATGAACCATGTTTGAATATAAATAGGGGTTA
The sequence above is drawn from the Eleginops maclovinus isolate JMC-PN-2008 ecotype Puerto Natales chromosome 15, JC_Emac_rtc_rv5, whole genome shotgun sequence genome and encodes:
- the LOC134877270 gene encoding uncharacterized protein C14orf132-like — encoded protein: MDLSFMAAQIPMMTGVFMDSSPIDDDSTDHSLFTSSSSVHAASMAAQSQPEEPPQSMSGDAIWLWIAITATIGNIVVLCVVYALTF